The DNA window TTTTTGCGATCAAACCAAGATACTGGCATCAAAAAGTTTCAGGACTAAAAGCGTTTGTTAATGTTAGTCCTTTATTTTTAGTTGTCCGTGTAAGCGCTTGCGTAAAACGTTTAAATAGACTAATATTTATGAGTAACAAAAAACAGTCTCTTTTTAGGGATGGGGAATAAAGGAGGATAGCACGATGGTTGGAATAGTCATCGCAAGTCACGGCGAATTTGCCAAGGGCATTCTTCAATCAGGCGAGATGATATTCGGCAAGCAGGAAAAAGTAGCAGCTGTTACTTTTATGCCGAATGAAGGTCCTGATGATTTGAGGAAACATTTGGATGCAGCGATTGCCAGTTTTGCTAGCGACGATGAAGTTCTGTTCTTAATTGATCTTTGGGGCGGATCTCCATTTAACCAATCGAATGCTATTTATGAAGAACACAAGGATAAAATGGCGATCGTTACCGGCTTAAATTTGCCGATGCTGATCGAAGCATATTCTTCGCGTTCAAACTTAAATAGTGCTCATGAAATTGCTGCACATATTCTAGTCGAGGCTCGCGCCGGAGTTAGAACTAAGCCTGAGGAATTGACACCCAAGGCGGCTGCGCCGAAAGCTAAAGCGGCCATTATTCCGCAAGGAGATGGACAAGCAAAGATCAGTTTGGCAAGACTTGATTCGCGTCTGCTTCATGGACAAGTGGCCACAGCATGGTCTAAATCAGTTAATCCGACACGTATTATTGTTGTTTCAGATAATGTGGCTAAGGATCAACTAAGGAAGTCGCTGATCACTGAGGCTGCGCCTCCTGGAATCAAAGCTAATGTTATCCCGATCGATAAGATGATCAAGATTTGGCATGATCCAAGGTTTGGAAATGAGCGTTTTCTATTGTTGTTTGAAACAGCAGAAGATGTTGCACGGGCAGTCGATGGTGGTGTCGACATACCTGAATTAAATATTGGTTCTCTGGCACATTCTGATGGAAAAACGATGATCAACAACGTGTTAGCCGTTGACCAAAAAGATGTTGATACTTTTGAACATCTGCGGGATAAAGGTGTTAAGTTCGATGTTCGTAAAGTGCCTTCAGATGATAGCAAGGATATGCTGGCCTTGATTAAAAAAGCTGGATTTAAGCTGGATGACAGTAAGGAGAAAAAGTAATGTCCGTTATATCGATTATTTTAGTTGTCGTAGTTGCCTTCTTCGCCGGTATGGAAGGTATTCTAGACGAGTTTCAATTCCATCAGCCTTTGGTTGCTTGTACGCTGATCGGATTGGTTACTGGTGATTTGGGTCCATGTATCATGTTAGGCGGTTCCTTGCAATTGATCGCCCTCGGCTGGGCTAACATCGGTGCTGCTGTTGCGCCTGATGCTGCCTTGGCTTCAGTTGCTTCATCGATTATTTTGGTTCTAGGCGGCCAAGGTACTAAGGGTGTTTCCTCTGCGATCGCCTTAGCCATTCCGCTTGCCGTAGCTGGTTTGTTCTTGACTATGGTTGTCCGGACACTTGCCGTTCCGATTATTCATTTTATGGATCGAGCTGCTGATCGTGGCGATTTTAAAACGATTGATCTCTGGCAGATTATCGCGATCTGCATGCAGGGCCTGCGTATCGCGATCCCGGCTGGTGCATTACTCTTTATTCCAGCTTCAGCTGTTAAAGGTGTTTTGGAAGCGATGCCAGCTTGGTTGACAGATGGTATGGCTATCGGTGGCAGTATGGTTGTTGCCGTTGGATATGCAATGGTTATCAACATGATGTCCAGCCGTGAAACCTGGCCTTTCTTCGCTCTAGGTTTTGTTATTGCGACTGTCACTAATTTCACATTGATTGCCATTGGTGCAATTGGTGCCTCACTGGCCCTTATCTACTTGGACCTCTCTAAAAAAGGAAGCTCGTCCAATGGCGGTGGTGGCAACACTGGCGATCCACTCGATGATGTTCTAAATGATTACTAAGGAAAAGGAGGGATAAAAATGGCAGATGAAAAAATTCATTTAACAAAAAGAGATCGACTGGCCGTTGCATGGCGTTCCACCTTTATTCAAGGGTCATGGAATTATGAGCGTATGCAAAACGGTGGCTGGGCATTTTCACTGATTCCCGCTATTAAAAAATTGTATAAGACCAAAGAAGACCGGTCTGCTGCTTTGAAGCGGCATTTGGAATTCTTTAACACTCATCCTTACTTGGCTTCTCCGATTATTGGTGTTACCTTAGCACTAGAAGAAGATCGTGCTAATGGTGCAAAGGTTGATGATACAGCTATTCAAGGTGTCAAAGTTGGTATGATGGGTCCCTTGGCTGGTGTTGGTGATCCAGTCTTCTGGTACACGGTTAGACCAATTTTAGGTGCTTTAGGTGCTTCTTTAGCTCTGAGCGGCAACATTCTTGGCCCGATCCTGTTCTTCGTTCTTTGGAACATTATTCGTTGGGGATTTATGTGGTACACCCAGGAATTCGGTTATCGTGCCGGTTCTAAAATTACAGATGACCTGAGTGGCGGTTTATTGCAAGACGTTACGAAGGGCGCTTCGATCATGGGTATGTTTGTTCTAGCGGCCCTTGTCCAGCGCTGGGTTTCGATCAAATTCACACCAGTTGTTTCAAACATCAAGCTAAGTAAAGGTGCCTATATCGATTGGAATAAGATTCCACTAACGCATAAAGGATTGCAAGATGCGTTTACCCAATATGCTAGTGGTCTTCCTTTAAGTTCTATCAAGACGACGACTTTGCAAAATAACTTGGATTCATTGATTCCTGGTTTGGCAGCCTTACTGCTGACCTTCCTATGCATGTGGTTATTGAAGAAAAAGGTTTCACCAATTATCATTATTTTGGGAATCTTCGTCTTCGGTGTCGTTGCACACTTGCTGAATATTTTGTAAACTGCATTTGTGAGTTATTTAAGAACGATCTTATTCGGGAATCTCTCGATGGATCGTTCTTTTATTAAGCGACAGTTTGAGATTTGTTAAAAAAAAGGAGAAGCAGATGGTAGAGTCGTTGAACACAAAAGTTGATTTAGTGACCAAGGCAACTTCCTTTTTAGGTTTATCCAGTTATGGCAAAATCATGATTGGTGACGTTGGTTTTGAATTTTACAATGACAGCGATATCAATAAATTTATCCAAATTCCTTGGAAAGATGTTGATTATGTGATTGCTTCGGTGCTGCTAAGGGGTCGATGGATTCCTCGTTTTTCCATTCAGACAAAACGCAATGGCAGCTATACCTTTGCTGCTAGACATCCTAAAAGGGTCTTGCGTGCCATACAAAAATACGTTCCCAAGGATCGAATGGTACGCTCCTTGAGCTTTTGGCAGGTGATCAAACGTGGTTTGAAATCAATATTCAGCCGCAAAAGTAAAAAAATCAGCAGTAAATAATTGTGTACGAAAAATGTTTTCACGATAACCCAAAAATGGGTGATTCGGGGAAACATTTTTTTGTGAATTAGTTATATAATTTTTGGAAACGAGGTAAATATAATGGTATCGGAATCGCAAGGGATTTGGCACTGGTTCTACGTTCAGCTTTTTACTAATTGGAAAAAATTCGAAGTCATTTACATTTCGATCTTGGTACTGCTGCAGTTAGCTGTTTATGCAATCGTACCGGATTCTGTGATCGGCATGATCTCAGGCGTTGCAGGTGTTCTTTGTTTGATTTATGGCATGAAAGGGCGCAAAATCAATTTCATTTTTGGCTTAGTTCAATGTTTGGCTATGTCTTATGTGGCTTGGATCAGTCATGCGTATGGGTCCTTTGCTATGGACATCGTGTATGTCATTTCTCAACCGATCGGTTGGTTTATGTGGGGCCACGATGAAGCAACGCACTCTTTTTCAAAGACGATACGCAACTGGATTTTCTTAGGTTCTTTTATTGCTTGGGCTGTCGGCTGGTGGATTCTCTCACTGCTTCACGGACAGTTGCCTTATTTGGACAGTATTAACTTTGTGGTCAGCATTATCGCTCAAACACTTTATATTTTAAAATATAAAGAAAATTGGTCACTATGGATCGTGGTTAATCTGGCAAACATTATTTATTGGTCGATTTTATCTATACAAATTGTTTCCGGCTACACGAAAATTGGTAATTTAGGTTCTGATCTATCTCAAGTTGCTCTGCAGGCTGCACTGCTATTCAACAGTGTTTACGCGATCAAAGTCTGGGGCAGTGGCGAGGCCGATAATGAAGGAGGCACTAGTGTCTAAGATCCCTGTCATTTTAGATTGCGATCCTGGCGTTGATGATGCTTTTGCGATCGTGTCGTCAATTTTGGATCCGCAAATTGATTTAAAACTGATTACGACGGTTTCTGGTAATGTCACGGTTGATTTGACAACAAAAAATGCTCTTTATTTAGTTCAAGATCTAAAATCGAAAGTGCCAGTGGCTTCCGGCGCTGCACGTCCGCTTTTGCGCGAATTGGAAGCTTATGAACCTTGGTTTGGCGAAAGTGGTTTAGGCGACTATCCTGATGCTAGCGGGAAACTGCTGCAAACGGCGACCGATGATAATGCCGTCGCGGAAATGTATCAACTTTTATCGGCTAGCGAAGAACCACTCACGATCGTTGGCACGGGTTCTTACACGAATTTGGGTCTTTTGCTTGTTGAGCATCCGGATATCGTTTACAAGATCAAGCAGTTTGTTCTCATGGGCGGTACTTTGTCGCAAGGCAATATGTCAAGTGTTGCTGAATTTAATATTTATTATGACCCAGATGCGGCTGACCTTGTTTATCGTTCGGGTGTGCCGATCGTGACAGCCGGAATCGATGTTTGCAAAAAAGCGCTGGTGACTTTCCAGAGTAATGATGCGATTGCTAAAATGGGCAAAGTTGGTCTGAAGCTAGCTGATTTATTAAAAAAGTATGCCGAAAAACAGGTTGCGGGCTATATTGTTTATGATTTGAATACGATTTCTTACTTGCTGCATCCGGAATTTTATAAATCTGAGGATTATTTTATTCAAGTCCAAAAAACCGGTCCGGCTCGTGGCGCGACTGTAGCCGATATTTCTAGTAAAAATGACGCTAATGTGAAAGTATTGACGGACGTTGACGATGCTAAACTAAATGCCTGGCTTGTTCAGGAACTAAGCCGCTTGGTTCAATAAATTTTCAACTGATATGCTGAGTTTTATTCATACATAAAAGCAATCCTGATGGACTGTTTTTTTGTATATCGAATAAGCAGATTAAAAATTATTTATGAAACAGTGACTTTGATTATCATCTTGAATTCTAAAAAGGCATTGATGAGAATGGGCTGACTAGTTTTTTGGCAAAAATTGGTATATTTGTTGAGGAGAATAAAAATGCGTTTATGGCATGAACAACTGATAGACAAGCTTCCGCGACAGCAATTGCTCGGTCAACATCGTGAGCTGGCTGCTTTAAGGGGCAATGGCTGGGGCAGATCGCATGCAACCGTGGATTATGTTTTTAAATACTCGCCTTATAAACTTTTCCAATTTCATCAGCTTGTGATCCAAGAGATGCTCAGACGCGGCTATGAACCTGATAAATTATGGTGCCAAGCCAATTATCGCGGCAAAAACTGTCAGCCCTATCAACACTTAACGGCCCTTTTACTGACTGATCCGATTTATCCAGAGCATAATGACGATTATCTCAAGATTTGCCTGCTTAATTTGGCAAACAAAGGTATTCATCTTTCGTGAAAAGGTCAGAGCTTTAATGCACAGAAGCTAATACTCAATCAAATAAAAAACATGCAATCTTGTTTGCATGTTTTATTATCGTTATGCATTTAAATAGGCATTTAAATGGCTCAAACGTTCATATTTTGCTGGTTTTTATGGCTAAAATAGGCTGTTTTTGCCCCTAAGAGAATCAATAAAGAGCTTATCAACCAGTCTATAAATGTTACATTGTTTTTGCAAGACGGGGATGATGATTGATCAAGGATAACAAGCGTAAGCTGCTGCCTGATGGCTTGTTTCGACCACGTTCCCACGCTTTGACCGTATTGACTGAAACACCCATAAAATTAGCAAAATTATCTTGGTCCATGTGTAAAGTGATTCTAATTCTCCGAGTCGTTTCTTTGTTAAAATCATCATCACTCAGCTTCCTTACCTTGACAGAATGGCGAACACGACTGTTTTCATCAATATGCACAATTTCAGAGATACCACTAAGATCACCCTTCAGTGCTTTAGAAACATCGCCGATACTTTCTTCTAGTAATTTGATATCTTCTTTATCCATGGCTTTTTTCAATCCTTTCCACTAGCTTCTTGATTAGTTTCTTTTCATCAGAAATTAAATTTTCTTCAACAGCCTTGGCAAAGATGATAAGTGCAAAAACATTTTGTCCTCTTTTGGCGTAATAGATGATTCGATAATCATTTTCCACCACTCTAATCTTCCAAACATGGCCAATGCCTGTTCCTGACTTAGGAAATATCGTTGTGTCTGGTCTTTGAGAAACGTACTCAGCAATTTTATCCCCAAACTCTTGTTTGACCTGTTTTTCCGCTCTACTGAGATTGTTCTTCTTCATGGACTTCTCAAAAGATTGTGTATAATATATTTCCGCACATCTATTATCTAGTACTCTTTGTCAACATCATTGACGCACACAAAAACGCCCATTACGGACGCTTTTTTCTTGTTTATACTTTACCTAGCTATCTGAGTCACATTTTTAAAGGTCTGAATATCATCTCTCACGGCTTGTGATAACGACAGGGCTCTATAAATGTGCACATAGCTCAGTTAAAAGAAATCTATGAAAGAAAAACCATCAATTTTTTGCTATTACTCGATTGCTCTTTTCAAAACACTGTTATTTGTTGTTTTGTATCTGTTTGATAATGGTTAACACTGACCGCATGATCACATACAGTACTAGTAATAAAGTAGTGAGAACCCAATTTATCCCAGAAATGCCATGAATGTTTGGGAGGGTCAAGGCACCGAATCCCAGTCCAATACATGCCAAGGCCAGTAAAACAACAAGAACTACTTGTCTGACGTTGATTGCTTTGGGAAACAAATTTGTAACACATTCCACTATAAAAACGATAGATAACGAAAAAATAATAGATGCTAGAATATCCATTGTAATTAACCTCACTGACTTCTTAAAATCCTATTCACATTCTATAACTTCAATAACTCCCACGCTTCAGGCTCAATCATGGTCAGCCACCTTTGCAGTGCGCCTGTTCGCTAAATATTGGTGTTCCATTGTCTGCGTGTTTTGATAAACATCATTGATTAAGGCGATCATACAGCCAGAAATACTTTGAACATGCTGATAGGCATCATAAAGCTTGAACACCTCTTCTTGCTTAGTTGGGTCAATAGCTGGATCCGTATGGTTGCTAAAAATGAATAGTAAGTCTTTAAGCTGGTTGACTTTGTTTTCTGTTTCATCAAAGGTTTTTTCATTGATCGTATAAGACATGTTTCTTCTCCATTTCATTACTTAAAAATTCGTGGTGTGTGTATAAAGTCATGACCTCAATAACCTCACTTTTCTAAAAACTCGTATTACTTTTCATATTACTTTCATAAGTAATATCAGGTAATATCTAGAACACCTAAACAAATAAAAAGCGCTCAACCGAGCGGTTAAAGCGCCTTGCCAACATACCTTTATGGAGTAGATGGGAGTCGAACCCATGTCCAAATCATCCAATCACATGAACATCTACGTTTATAGTTAACAGTTAATTTCGCTCTGAATTCGTTTGCTAACTTACAAACTCAGAGCTAGTTCGATTAATTTGTCACTATTTTTGTTCCGAACAGAAGCGCCAACAGCTAATCCACTATTAGGCCAAAATGTTGCCGTGGACTCAACAAGAGGCTACGCGACTGCGATCAAGCAGCTAATGCGTAAGATGGTTCATTATTTTTTGCAGTTATATCTGCAGTCTATGACCCGACAAACGGAAACGCAGTCCATGTTTGTAATAACCTGTCGAATTCCGGAACTACCCCCGAAATGACCAAGTCCATTATATCATGGCTCTTAGCCGCAATTTTTGTTACAATATTAAACGTGCTTTGGCTCCATGGTCAAGTGGCTAAGACGTCGCGTTCTCAGCGCGGAATCATGGGTTCGATCCCCATTGGAGCTATGCTAGATAAACTTTGTCGTGATTATCACTGCAAAGTTTTTTTGTGTCGAAAAGGTTGATTGTTTGCATGTTAAAATTTTCTTATTGCTTAAAGTATTAAGGAGTTTGAAATGCTAAAGAACTATCCTGCAAGTAAGTATCATCCTTTTGATGTTATTCTCGTTAAAGATTTTTCTCAAGATGAAATGATTGGTCTGGAAAACGACTATCACATCGAACCGCAACTCTTAGAATACGTCAACGATAAAAAGGGTCCAGCTCGCATTGACGATGATACAGATGACGAAAATGTGATTATGGTTTTTTGGGTACCGGTCAACGAAAAAAGTCACTCTGAGCCGGTTTCTGTTATTTTCAAGGCCAGAATATGTTTGTTTTTTCGAATTCTAAAATGAGTTTTTTTAATCAATCGATTGAGCAGTTATTGGTTAAACAGCATGATACTCGAACAGCTTTCTTGTTTGACTTGATTCTTTTAACAATGGACCGCTATATCGATATTATTTCGCGCCTATCCGAACGCGCTGAACATATCCAGGCACATTTAAGTTCACATCGTAATAATAAGAATTTTGAGGACCTGACGCGAGTTAATCAGGATATTGTTTTTTTGCGCCCATCAATTCAAGAAAATTCGGATTGTTTTGCTGAAATCAAATCATTTTATAAAGATGCGCGCGCGCAGCCTGACAAATCAGATATTCGTCAAATCCATAAAATCAATATTGCAGTCAAACAAACAACGAGAATGATCGATCTCATTTCAGAAAATATTCAGCAATTAAGCGATGCTTATGACCGTTTGATCAACAATGATCTGAATTCAATTATGCGTTTTTTGACAGTGTGGTCTTTGCTCTTGGCAATTCCACCGATCGTGAGCGGTTTTTATGGCATGA is part of the Oenococcus sicerae genome and encodes:
- a CDS encoding TIGR02328 family protein — encoded protein: MRLWHEQLIDKLPRQQLLGQHRELAALRGNGWGRSHATVDYVFKYSPYKLFQFHQLVIQEMLRRGYEPDKLWCQANYRGKNCQPYQHLTALLLTDPIYPEHNDDYLKICLLNLANKGIHLS
- a CDS encoding type II toxin-antitoxin system RelE/ParE family toxin, with protein sequence MKKNNLSRAEKQVKQEFGDKIAEYVSQRPDTTIFPKSGTGIGHVWKIRVVENDYRIIYYAKRGQNVFALIIFAKAVEENLISDEKKLIKKLVERIEKSHG
- a CDS encoding DUF956 family protein: MVESLNTKVDLVTKATSFLGLSSYGKIMIGDVGFEFYNDSDINKFIQIPWKDVDYVIASVLLRGRWIPRFSIQTKRNGSYTFAARHPKRVLRAIQKYVPKDRMVRSLSFWQVIKRGLKSIFSRKSKKISSK
- a CDS encoding magnesium transporter CorA family protein, with protein sequence MSFFNQSIEQLLVKQHDTRTAFLFDLILLTMDRYIDIISRLSERAEHIQAHLSSHRNNKNFEDLTRVNQDIVFLRPSIQENSDCFAEIKSFYKDARAQPDKSDIRQIHKINIAVKQTTRMIDLISENIQQLSDAYDRLINNDLNSIMRFLTVWSLLLAIPPIVSGFYGMNMHLPLAQNNLSWLFSLVVTAVLMLILVIYLRQHHSL
- a CDS encoding PTS mannose/fructose/sorbose transporter subunit IIC; translation: MSVISIILVVVVAFFAGMEGILDEFQFHQPLVACTLIGLVTGDLGPCIMLGGSLQLIALGWANIGAAVAPDAALASVASSIILVLGGQGTKGVSSAIALAIPLAVAGLFLTMVVRTLAVPIIHFMDRAADRGDFKTIDLWQIIAICMQGLRIAIPAGALLFIPASAVKGVLEAMPAWLTDGMAIGGSMVVAVGYAMVINMMSSRETWPFFALGFVIATVTNFTLIAIGAIGASLALIYLDLSKKGSSSNGGGGNTGDPLDDVLNDY
- a CDS encoding PTS system mannose/fructose/sorbose family transporter subunit IID, with translation MADEKIHLTKRDRLAVAWRSTFIQGSWNYERMQNGGWAFSLIPAIKKLYKTKEDRSAALKRHLEFFNTHPYLASPIIGVTLALEEDRANGAKVDDTAIQGVKVGMMGPLAGVGDPVFWYTVRPILGALGASLALSGNILGPILFFVLWNIIRWGFMWYTQEFGYRAGSKITDDLSGGLLQDVTKGASIMGMFVLAALVQRWVSIKFTPVVSNIKLSKGAYIDWNKIPLTHKGLQDAFTQYASGLPLSSIKTTTLQNNLDSLIPGLAALLLTFLCMWLLKKKVSPIIIILGIFVFGVVAHLLNIL
- a CDS encoding type II toxin-antitoxin system MqsA family antitoxin translates to MDKEDIKLLEESIGDVSKALKGDLSGISEIVHIDENSRVRHSVKVRKLSDDDFNKETTRRIRITLHMDQDNFANFMGVSVNTVKAWERGRNKPSGSSLRLLSLINHHPRLAKTM
- the pnuC gene encoding nicotinamide riboside transporter PnuC, whose protein sequence is MVSESQGIWHWFYVQLFTNWKKFEVIYISILVLLQLAVYAIVPDSVIGMISGVAGVLCLIYGMKGRKINFIFGLVQCLAMSYVAWISHAYGSFAMDIVYVISQPIGWFMWGHDEATHSFSKTIRNWIFLGSFIAWAVGWWILSLLHGQLPYLDSINFVVSIIAQTLYILKYKENWSLWIVVNLANIIYWSILSIQIVSGYTKIGNLGSDLSQVALQAALLFNSVYAIKVWGSGEADNEGGTSV
- a CDS encoding magnesium transporter CorA family protein; protein product: MLKNYPASKYHPFDVILVKDFSQDEMIGLENDYHIEPQLLEYVNDKKGPARIDDDTDDENVIMVFWVPVNEKSHSEPVSVIFKARICLFFRILK
- a CDS encoding mannose/fructose/sorbose PTS transporter subunit IIA translates to MVGIVIASHGEFAKGILQSGEMIFGKQEKVAAVTFMPNEGPDDLRKHLDAAIASFASDDEVLFLIDLWGGSPFNQSNAIYEEHKDKMAIVTGLNLPMLIEAYSSRSNLNSAHEIAAHILVEARAGVRTKPEELTPKAAAPKAKAAIIPQGDGQAKISLARLDSRLLHGQVATAWSKSVNPTRIIVVSDNVAKDQLRKSLITEAAPPGIKANVIPIDKMIKIWHDPRFGNERFLLLFETAEDVARAVDGGVDIPELNIGSLAHSDGKTMINNVLAVDQKDVDTFEHLRDKGVKFDVRKVPSDDSKDMLALIKKAGFKLDDSKEKK
- a CDS encoding nucleoside hydrolase; translated protein: MSKIPVILDCDPGVDDAFAIVSSILDPQIDLKLITTVSGNVTVDLTTKNALYLVQDLKSKVPVASGAARPLLRELEAYEPWFGESGLGDYPDASGKLLQTATDDNAVAEMYQLLSASEEPLTIVGTGSYTNLGLLLVEHPDIVYKIKQFVLMGGTLSQGNMSSVAEFNIYYDPDAADLVYRSGVPIVTAGIDVCKKALVTFQSNDAIAKMGKVGLKLADLLKKYAEKQVAGYIVYDLNTISYLLHPEFYKSEDYFIQVQKTGPARGATVADISSKNDANVKVLTDVDDAKLNAWLVQELSRLVQ